From the genome of Vigna angularis cultivar LongXiaoDou No.4 chromosome 11, ASM1680809v1, whole genome shotgun sequence, one region includes:
- the LOC108333549 gene encoding fasciclin-like arabinogalactan protein 11: MTKHSPFPIALLFLLLHATALTALSPTTAPAAAPTKPLTPTLPQPPPTDNNPGATDIASILTQTNSFNIFLRLMKTTQLINQLNSQLITIKSGGLTILAPEDGAFSELPPGFLNTLSDGQKLKLVQFHVLPDFISSASFDTLTNPVRTLAGNKPGKVELDVISYGGSVNISTGQVNTTINGIVYMDKHLAVYKVGKVLLPSEFFPTKKKTIVAAPTLPPAPVTETARAPEPAKVKPPSSEESSASSTQVVPTVTSGGMRIGIRGSWVVALVLGVVFLRFLGI, from the coding sequence ATGACAAAACACTCTCCTTTTCCCATTGCACTTCTCTTTCTCCTCTTGCATGCAACCGCTCTAACAGCTCTATCTCCCACCACCGCGCCGGCCGCCGCCCCAACAAAACCCTTGACTCCCACCCTACCCCAGCCGCCTCCCACCGACAACAATCCCGGCGCCACCGACATAGCATCAATTCTAACACAAACGAACTCCTTCAACATCTTCCTCCGCCTCATGAAAACCACGCAACTGATCAACCAACTCAACTCCCAACTCATAACCATAAAATCCGGTGGCTTAACCATTCTCGCACCCGAAGACGGCGCCTTCTCGGAGCTCCCACCGGGCTTCCTCAACACGCTCTCCGACGGCCAGAAACTGAAGCTCGTTCAGTTCCACGTCCTCCCGGACTTCATCTCCAGCGCCAGCTTCGACACCCTCACCAACCCCGTTCGAACCCTCGCCGGAAACAAGCCCGGGAAGGTGGAGCTCGACGTGATAAGTTACGGGGGCAGCGTTAACATCTCCACGGGACAAGTTAACACCACCATCAATGGGATCGTATACATGGATAAGCATCTTGCTGTTTATAAGGTAGGTAAGGTGCTTCTTCCTTCCGAGTTTTTCCCCACTAAGAAAAAGACAATCGTTGCTGCACCAACTCTGCCGCCGGCGCCGGTTACTGAGACGGCGAGGGCCCCTGAACCGGCGAAGGTGAAGCCGCCGTCCTCCGAAGAATCGTCTGCATCGTCAACGCAGGTTGTTCCCACTGTGACCTCTGGAGGTATGAGAATTGGTATAAGAGGAAGTTGGGTGGTGGCTCTTGTTCTTGGTGTTGTCTTTTTGAGGTTTCTGGGTATATAG
- the LOC108333245 gene encoding fasciclin-like arabinogalactan protein 12, protein MVIMMMMKTKMKKHHLLSLSLLMLLCYTTTVSAQTPAPSPSSAPTDIIRILKKAGGFTTLIRLLTTTQVSTQINAQLLNSNNGLTLFAPNDNSFQSLKPGFLNSLNDQQKNELIQFHVLPTFVSISNFDTLSNPVRTQAGDDPDRLALNITSSGNQVNLTTGVVNTTVGGSVYSDHQLAIYQVDKVLLPRDFFVPKPPPPAPAPAKAKASSAKTSTDGPASADSHSAATNLKLKIWFSLAVAAAAVFSLSP, encoded by the coding sequence ATGGTgatcatgatgatgatgaaaacGAAGATGAAGAAACACCAtctcctctctctctcactTCTAATGCTTCTCTGCTACACCACCACCGTTTCAGCTCAAACCCCAGCACCATCACCATCCTCAGCCCCCACAGACATCATCAGAATCCTCAAAAAGGCAGGAGGCTTCACCACCCTAATCCGTCTTCTCACCACAACGCAGGTCTCAACCCAGATCAACGCCCAGCTCCTCAACTCAAACAACGGCTTAACACTGTTTGCACCAAACGACAATTCCTTCCAAAGCCTCAAACCTGGCTTCCTCAACTCCCTCAACGACCAACAGAAGAACGAGCTCATCCAATTCCACGTCCTGCCCACGTTCGTTTCCATCTCAAACTTCGACACTCTGAGCAACCCCGTCAGAACACAGGCCGGTGATGACCCTGATAGGTTGGCGTTGAACATCACAAGTTCCGGGAACCAAGTGAACTTGACAACCGGCGTTGTTAACACCACAGTCGGTGGAAGTGTGTACTCCGATCACCAGCTTGCCATTTATCAAGTGGACAAGGTTCTTCTTCCCAGGGACTTCTTCGTTCCCAAGCCTCCACCACCTGCTCCTGCACCTGCAAAGGCTAAGGCTTCTTCTGCTAAGACATCTACAGATGGTCCTGCTTCTGCTGATTCCCACTCTGCTGCTACCAATTTGAAACTCAAAATCTGGTTCTCCCTTGCAGTTGCAGCAGCAGCAGTATTCTCACTGTCACCGTGA